The following are encoded in a window of Schistocerca nitens isolate TAMUIC-IGC-003100 chromosome 9, iqSchNite1.1, whole genome shotgun sequence genomic DNA:
- the LOC126204178 gene encoding octapeptide-repeat protein T2-like, producing MGGVDHHDWQETGAAGKKRGRQARNGGGRQETGAAGKKRGRQARNGGGRQETGAAGKKRGRQARNGGGRQETGAAGKKRGRQARNGGGRQETGAAGKKRGRQARNGGGRQETGAAGKKRGRQARNGGGRQETGAAGKKRGRQARNGGGRQETGAAGKKRGRQARNGGGRQETGAAGKKRGRQARNGGGRQETGAAGKKRGWQARNGGGRQETGAAGKKRGRQARNGGGRQETGGQVLEDVGIG from the coding sequence GCAAGAAACGGGGGCGGCAGGCAAGAAACGGGGGCGGCAGGCAAGAAACGGGGGCGGCAGGCAAGAAACGGGGGCGGCAGGCAAGAAACGGGGGCGGCAGGCAAGAAACGGGGGCGGCAGGCAAGAAACGGGGGCGGCAGGCAAGAAACGGGGGCGGCAGGCAAGAAACGGGGGCGGCAGGCAAGAAACGGGGGCGGCAGGCAAGAAACGGGGGCGGCAGGCAAGAAACGGGGGCGGCAGGCAAGAAACGGGGGCGGCAGGCAAGAAACGGGGGCGGCAGGCAAGAAACGGGGGCGGCAGGCAAGAAACGGGGGCGGCAGGCAAGAAACGGGGGCGGCAGGCAAGAAACGGGGGCGGCAGGCAAGAAACGGGGGCTGCAGGCAAGAAACGGGGGCGGCAGGCAAGAAACGGGGGCGGCAGGCAAGAAACGGGGGCGGCAGGCAAGAAACGGGGGCGGCAGGCAAGAAACGGGGGCGGCAGGCAAGAAACGGGGGCGGCAGGCAAGAAACGGGGGCGGCAGGCAAGAAACGGGGGCGGCAGGCAAGAAACGGGGGCGGCAGGCAAGAAACGGGGGTGGCAGGCAAGAAACGGGGGCGGCAGGCAAGAAACGGGGGCGGCAGGCAAGAAACGGGGGCGGCAGGCAAGAAACGGGGGCGGCAGGCAAGAAACAGGGGGGCAG